The following DNA comes from Naumovozyma dairenensis CBS 421 chromosome 4, complete genome.
GCAACGTGCTGATcaaattttacaattttcGAACAATCCGCAAGCAAAATTTATCGGACTATCTATTTTAAATAAACTTATTAGTAcaaaatggaaattattACCCGCGGAGCAAAGAATTGGTATCAGGAATTTCGTTGTTGGGATGATTATTACCATGTGTCAGGATGATATGGTATTTCAGActcaaaaaaatttgattaGTAAATCAGATTTAACTTTGGTCCAAATTTTAAAACAAGAATGGCCTCAAAATTGGCCTGAATTCATCCCTGAATTAATTAGTAGTTCcacttcttctttaaaCGTTTGTCAAAATAACATGGTTATCTTAAAGTTGTTATCAGAGGAAGTCTTCGATTTTTCTGCTGAACAAATGACTCAAGCTAAGGCATTGCATTTGAAAACATCTATGGCTAAGGAATTCGAacaaatcttcaaattatGTTTCCAAGTCCTAGAACAAGGCTCAGCCCCCTCTTTGGTTGTTGCAGCATTAGAATCTTTACTTAGATATTTACATTGGATCCCCAACAGGTATATTTTCGAAACAAACCTTTTGGAATTGTTAAGTACAAAATTTTTGGGTTCTAGTGACATTAGAGCGATTACTTTGAAATGTCTAACTGAAGTATCAAGTTTACGTATCCCACCAAATGCCCCAGCCATGAAGACACAAACTGTCCtttatttccaaaatactTTACAACAAATAGCTTTACATGTCATACCGGTCAGCACAGATCTAAAATCAACTTATGCAACAGCTAATGGTACTGATCAATCATTCTTACAAGATTTTGCAATGTTTTTAACCACATATCTAACTCACCATAGGGATTTATTAGAAAGTGATGAAAGTCTAAGAGAGCTATTATTAAGTGCTCACCAATATTTGATTGAATTATCCAAGATTGACGAAAGagaattattcaaaatgaCTTTGGACTATTGGAATAATTTAGTTTCCGATTTATTTTATGAAGTACAAAAATTACCcttaaatgaattaaatccTTTAATGCAGTTATCTGTGGGGACTCAAACTATTTCTACTGGTGCTGGTGCGATGAACCCagattttttgaaaagatttcctttgaaaaaacatatttatgaaaatatttgcTCACAATTAAGATGGGTCATTATAGAAAATATGGTTAGACCAGAAGAAGTTCTTGTTGTAGAAAACGATGAAGGTGAAATTGTAAGAGAATTCGTCAAGGAATCTGATACCATTCAACTATATAAATCTGAAAGGGAAGTTCTTGTTTATTTGACACATTTGAATGTTGAAGATACTGAACAAATTATGGTTAACAAATTGGCGAGACAGATTGATGGCTCAGAATGGTCATGGCATAACATTAATACTTTATCATGGGCCATTGGTTCCATTTCTGGTACCATGAatgaagaaactgaaaaaagATTTGTTGTTACAGTTATTAAGGATTTATTAGCTTTGACAGAAAAGAAGAGAggtaaagataataaagcTGTTGTTGCATCAGATATAATGTATGTTGTTGGTCAATATCCACGTTTCTTAAAGGCTCATTggaatttcttgaaaacTGTTGTCTTGAAattgtttgaatttatGCATGAAACTCATGAAGGTGTTCAAGATATGGCCTGTGATACCtttattaagattgttcaaaaatgtaaatatCATTTCGTTGTTCAACAACCTCGTGAAACAGAACCTTTCATTCAAACCATTATTAGAGATATTCAATCTACGACAAGTGATTTACAACCTCAACAAGTTCATACTTTTTACAAAGCATGTGGTATAATCATTTCTGAGGAAAGAAATATTGCTGAAAAGAATAGATTATTAAGTGATTTGATGGCTTTACCAAATATGGCATGGGATGCTATAGTACAACAATCTACAGCAAATCCggcattattattagattcaGAAACAGTAAAAATTATAGCTAATATCATCAAGACAAATGTTGCTGTTTGTTCTTCTATGGGTGCTGATTTCTATTCTCAACTAGGTCATATCTATTTCAATATGTTGCAGTTATATAGAGCTGTTTCATCAATGATATCAGAGCAAGTTGCATTAGACGGACTAATTGCTACTAAGACACCAAAGGTTCGTGGGTTGAGAACAATTAAGAAggaaattttaaaattgattgaaaCATACATATCTCAAGCAAAGAACTTGGAAGAAGTTGTTAAAGATCTTGTTGATCCATTATTAAACGCAGTTTTAGAAGACTATTTGAATAATGTTCCAGATGCAAGAGATGCAGAAGTCTTAAACTGTATGACAACAGTGGTTAGTAAAGTTGGTCATATGATTCCACAAGGTgttattttgattttacAAAGTGTCTTTGAATGTACCTTAAATATGATCAATAAAGATTTCACTGAATACCCAGAACATCGTGTGGAATTCTATGAATTATTGAGAgtcattaatgaaaaatcattcGGTGCATTTTTGGAACTGCCACCCACAGCATTTAAGTTATTTATTGATGCAATTTGTTGGGCATTTAAGCATAATAATAGGGATGTCGAAGTTAACGGGTTACAAATTGCCTTAGATTTAGTGAAAAATGTTGAAAGAATGGGTAATACCCCATTTGCTAATTCATTTTACAAAAACTTTTATTTCACATTTGTTAGTGAGACATTTTATGTGTTAACAGATTCTGATCATAAATCAGGATTTTCCAAACaatgtttattattaatgaaattgatatcATTGGTTTATGAAAATAAGATACAGGTTCCAATCTATGATGAATCAAGCGCTCCTCAAGGTACATCTAATCAGgtttatttgaatcaatATTTAGCCAATATGTTAGGTAATGCATTCCCTAATTTGACGGGAGAACAGATTACTAATTTCTTAGGTGCTCTAACTAAGCAATATGGTGATCTATCTAAATTCAATGGTATCTTAAGAGATTTCTTGGttcaaattaaagaaattggtGGTGATCCAACAGATTATTTGTTTGctgaagaaaaggaaaatgcTTTACAAGAACAGAACAGGATACAAAGAGAAAAGGCAGCTATGGTTGGTGGTTTATTAAAACCATCTGAACTGGGAGATTAATAGTCAACAAAGTGTGATACTTaaaatcttttcttatAGTCTATACgctttttcaattcctaCTACTTTGGCATCAaccttttattttcaaactGCActtcaattttaaaaattgtatAACGTACACATAAAAGTTCATTAACATTAAACtatgaaaaacaaaaccaaaattaaaatctCACTAATCATGTATAGTTTAATATAGGATAACATAATACATAACataattatataagaaaattgaCAACGAAACGTACTGGTCCCTTGCGAAATTTTATACCTTGGTATATGCAAGACAGGATATTCACTATTATATGCTATAGACAAGGTTGGAAAAGGGGGGATAAAGGATTGTAGATATCTAAaagttatatatttacagGTAATTTAGAGTAATAACGaaggaataatattattattaacattgTTCGAATAGACATTCAGTTTTTATCCATCTTTTTGATAGCTTCTTGAATCTTAACGAAGGTGTCCTTTGGGCCCGGAATGGAACCCTTAACCCAAATAACATTATTTGCATCGTCCactttcaatatttgaGCATTTTGAACCGTAACTTGTTTCCCTCCCATTCTACCGGGCATTTTCTTTCCTGGCAAAATACGACCAGGGTCTTGATTTTGACCATAAGAACCACCATGTCTATGCATAACAGAAGTACCATGACTTGCTCTTAAACCTTTGAAATGATACTTCTTCATAACACCAGCGAAACCCTTCCCTTTGCTCACAGATTTCAAATCGACAAATTGTCCCACTTTAAAAAATGATGGTTTCAAATGTGTCCCCAGGGGTAACAATCCACTGGATTCTTTTACTCTAAATTCAgcaattttcaatttcggattaatcaattttgaTGCAAAATGTCCTAACATCTGTCTTgtttcattcaaataatttttcgTACCGTACCCGACTTGATTTGCCCAATAACCGTTTGATTCCAATGTTCTATGCATGATAACTTCCACGTTATTGATTTCTAATATGGTTGCGGCTATTCGATCCCCAGTTTCTGGATCGAAAAAGGGAGCCATACCAATTTTTTGACCTATAAGACCACAATCCTTGGGTAACCATTTACGTGAGAAGGCTTGAATCGGTGAATGATTAATTGGTGGAGGAGATGATTTCATTGTTGATCTTATACTTGGTGCGATTAAGGAAGCTTTTGTTGATATAGTTCGTTTACATATTGTGGTTGCAATTATCGTCATCGAGGGTGGTATTAGCATCTTTTCTGCGGAGAGCTGTCGTTAGAGTATTTGAACCTTATAACTGATCTATTTGAGAGATTAGAATGACTTCTTGGTGTCGAGGAAATGATTGTATGCTATAACTTAACTTTAGTCAATCAATGTACCTTTTGTTGCACATActattttttctatatacGTACTATTTggattttgaatatttcgGGTTCCTCGCGTCACAGAAATCTGTCACAAACGAGACGTCACTAAATTACAATAATAGTTAAAAGATTTCTTAGACTATTTATCTGAGTGGCGGAGATGCCTCCATcttgtataatatattgagAAGTAAAAGCTTATAGATTTTAATGTATAAGGGTATTTAATAACttaaagaataatatcataACTAGATTCAACAAGGATGACGAGGGAAAgtatgtttttttttcgGAATGATTCGTTTTTCGttcattgatttattaatgCTGTTCCTTTGATCGTTCTTGGCAAGATGTTGGTACTGGGTGGAGCTGTATGTATCATTCGAAGTTCATCAGATTCAGATGTAAATGAATAATCATTTAACAAGTCTTCTGTTGGGTCAATTTTCAACTCTTCATTTGGATCACGTTGTTTTGAGTGGGGGTCTTTATTTCTAAACATGATGGGAACTTTTAATTTTGGTAATCGACGTGAAGTGTCGGTCGGTGATGTTTCAAATCCTAAACCATCATTCATTTTATCtattattgatttcaaattataaatTGACGCAGAATCCGTTGCAGACGGCGGTGATGGGGTTAAACCTTTGGGAGTTTTCACTTCAGGATGAGCATGAGTAAAGGTACTATTTGATTCAGATTTAGGGGTTTCAATAAGATATTGTTGTTCTGGATATTGGTTGATTATGGGCAGAAACCGACCTTTTGGATTAGAATTGGATGATGCCGAAGATAGGAATGTTGTTTCTAATGGAGTTGAAGCATCTAGCCTTTCTTGCAATGGAAATAGGGTACTagtatcattttctttgttatcatcattgatAGTATCCTCAGTATTGTCGATGTCAGTTTTAGTAGTATGGTTATTCAAAACAGGTGACGATATAGAAGAAGAGGTTGATAAAAAGGATTTCCTAAAATCTTCcaaatataattcataGATACTTGCAATTCTTATAAcgttttccttttcttctatttCGTCTTCTATTGATTCCTGACTTCTGTCGTAATCTATCTGTTCGTGATTTACTTCATCTAGGAACTGGATATCTTCCTGTTGGCATTCTACTTTTTCAAGCTCTATTGGTTCAACTAATTGCTCCTCAGCATCTTCACATGTTTCGTTTATTGGACGGCCCCCAGATTCGACAAGTTCGTCTTCAGGTGAATGGTCCTTTAATGAAACTAGGTCTAATATTGGACCATGTAATAAGTTGGAGGAGCTAGCTGCTTCGAATTCTATGGCATTCTCAAAATCGAATTTGTCAACACTAGGAATTTGGTGACCATTAGCGGCTTCTTTGTCTGTtttaatattgttgttattatctATCATAAAATTAGAGGAATTATCGTCAATTTGTCCGAAACTGTCagtatttttatcaatttgtCCAGTATTCTTTAGAGATTCCAGTGCTCCATCCGCATTAACAAATTCGATGTCTTCCATTATGCTATTCTTCGCGGCTGAGTAAATATGTGTATCATGCTTAGATTCATGTAAATCGGGTGTAATCTTCTCACTATCAATAGTGCCgatattatttgttgaatGCTTGGAAATATTACTTTCATTCCCCTCTAAAAGGTCAAAAGCCACGTTAAATTTGTCAGATCCAGTATGtccattaatattatcCTTATGCTTATTATTAGGTTTAGTTTCTGGAGAAATAGTAGTATATAGCACGTCTTTGTTGGATATCATATTGTTATTGGTACTATCATCTTTTGAAACAGTAGTAATTGTTTCAACTTTCGAAATTTTATTGGAGATGTTCTTTTCTACGAAGTCAAAATCATCAGTTATAGTgctatcattattaaaatttaaagaattgtCGGTCTCGATAACTTCCTTGGTTGATGCGATTGTACCATTGGAAGATggattatatttaaaattgGAAGGGATtaatgaagaggaagaagtCGGTGAAGAAGAGGTTGGAGATTGAACTATATCGAATTGagatatattcattaaatgaGGAGTTGAATCTGGTATCTTGAGATcgatatcatcattattaattacTGTTTGCTTTTCAATCGATAATGCGGTAGTTGTCGGTACTTTATTATGgttatttttccttttttgatgttttttatatatgatTATTGTTGATATCAGTGAGAAGAACAAAACTGCTACCCCTACTGGAATACCAATTGTTAATCCCATTGTTGTACTCTCACTTGTGGTTCTTTTTGCAAGGAACATTCTCGTTCGTGATGGTTTCATCGATGTAGGATCAGTTAATATGAGCATCTTTTTACGTATGATGGTTTTAATGGTTTCAGTTGATCTATGGAGTATATAACGATTGGTATCCTTATGGACTTGCAATTTTGCTAGTTAGCCTAGGTATCGTGATCAGTTATTATTAAGCCAAAACCCATacttgatattattattaattatacAACACCATTGAATATCTGGTTGTTTGtttatgaaaaattcttttatttacatTAATGGTATGCATTTCGCGTTTCCTTGTTGTTGTCGCGAAAGACACTAAGAAGATCCCGTAGGAACTCGCGGCAGCCGATGGAAGtttaataaagatttattgTTAACGTTACACTTTCCCGAACTTTAACTTTAACTTTAACGTATGTGTAATTGACAGAACAACGTCATTAGGCTCTCTTCTTGTTGAAGGAAAGATCTGCAAAGAGAtcatgaaattaaattggaaatgtACCTGGGAAAACGGATACTCCACCTCATTTTGCCAATTCGTTTCTACTAACCTTCTATTGATTGAACTAGTTGTCATACACGTAGAACTATGATTACGATAGGTGAGacttatttttatttaacaAGTTTCACATCCAAACTATgatataaagaaagaaaactGGAAAAGGTACAAAATGGGTGGTTGTTTGTACGTACtgatcttttgaaattcattcaatggCACGACTGGTTTTTGTGAAGTATCTCACATTGACCtatcaaaaatattcaagatCACAGTCAAAATCGGAATATTAACTTACTACCTATTCctaatgatgatgttaAAGTGCCCTGACATGTGTGTGAAAAAAGGAATACTTTGTGATTTCAACGGAAAACAGAAGGAACGTCGGCAGATAGAAAGGTGGAAATGACTACACATTCGGATTTTTGATTACCATTGAGTACAAGAGATACTCTTCCATTATCTCCTTTCATGCTGCCGCACTGTATCAATATAGTAGACAATTCTCCTTCATATCAATCATAAATATTCCCTCCATGGCCTCATGGGAAAGATTTTATTCATCGAACAAATCATAATAGAAACAGGGAAATTTAtgagaaacaaaaaagaaaaaaaaaggataactccaataataattgaaGTTGAAAAGTTCCAAAAATTGAGAATGGGACATTCATAAAAGGTGAAGGGACAAACGGAGACAATACCCGGATGGCTCTGGTAAAAGGCAAGAACCATGTTCGTTATAAGttatttataaaaatttatgtAAAGATCtataaatttcttgatGTTGATCTCTTAATCCCTTCATGTCACCATTGGTTATTTTAAAGGGAAGTTAACAGGGAAATATAAAGtaaaagaaacaaacaaaGGAGGAAAGCAAAAACATATTTATAAACTTGCCACCCTTTTATAGTTTTTCTGGTTCCCAATTTTTCTTACTACCTCTCCTTTTCTCCCCTTTTGGGATATGTTTCAGAGGGTAACCCACTTTCCCTTTAAATGTAGCGCTGATTAAAGAAGGGCCTTACAATTTATTGAGACTTTCCATATCTACGTATGTATAGAGAATCACCGCAACCATGAACGTATGAACTATAAGTTAGTTAGCCCGTTACTGTTTGAAACCAAATATAGCTAGATGGTTGATAAGTAGATCATGTCCAAAAATGTGGAAATAATAGACAATGTATTAAAACATCTAAAAACAACAGGTAAAATAGTAGGAACAACTCCAGCGTTGAAATATGTAATAGACCCCGGTAA
Coding sequences within:
- the MRPL9 gene encoding mitochondrial 54S ribosomal protein uL3m (similar to Saccharomyces cerevisiae MRPL9 (YGR220C); ancestral locus Anc_5.110); protein product: MLIPPSMTIIATTICKRTISTKASLIAPSIRSTMKSSPPPINHSPIQAFSRKWLPKDCGLIGQKIGMAPFFDPETGDRIAATILEINNVEVIMHRTLESNGYWANQVGYGTKNYLNETRQMLGHFASKLINPKLKIAEFRVKESSGLLPLGTHLKPSFFKVGQFVDLKSVSKGKGFAGVMKKYHFKGLRASHGTSVMHRHGGSYGQNQDPGRILPGKKMPGRMGGKQVTVQNAQILKVDDANNVIWVKGSIPGPKDTFVKIQEAIKKMDKN
- the NDAI0D02440 gene encoding uncharacterized protein, with the translated sequence MLILTDPTSMKPSRTRMFLAKRTTSESTTMGLTIGIPVGVAVLFFSLISTIIIYKKHQKRKNNHNKVPTTTALSIEKQTVINNDDIDLKIPDSTPHLMNISQFDIVQSPTSSSPTSSSSLIPSNFKYNPSSNGTIASTKEVIETDNSLNFNNDSTITDDFDFVEKNISNKISKVETITTVSKDDSTNNNMISNKDVLYTTISPETKPNNKHKDNINGHTGSDKFNVAFDLLEGNESNISKHSTNNIGTIDSEKITPDLHESKHDTHIYSAAKNSIMEDIEFVNADGALESLKNTGQIDKNTDSFGQIDDNSSNFMIDNNNNIKTDKEAANGHQIPSVDKFDFENAIEFEAASSSNLLHGPILDLVSLKDHSPEDELVESGGRPINETCEDAEEQLVEPIELEKVECQQEDIQFLDEVNHEQIDYDRSQESIEDEIEEKENVIRIASIYELYLEDFRKSFLSTSSSISSPVLNNHTTKTDIDNTEDTINDDNKENDTSTLFPLQERLDASTPLETTFLSSASSNSNPKGRFLPIINQYPEQQYLIETPKSESNSTFTHAHPEVKTPKGLTPSPPSATDSASIYNLKSIIDKMNDGLGFETSPTDTSRRLPKLKVPIMFRNKDPHSKQRDPNEELKIDPTEDLLNDYSFTSESDELRMIHTAPPSTNILPRTIKGTALINQ
- the CRM1 gene encoding exportin CRM1 (similar to Saccharomyces cerevisiae CRM1 (YGR218W); ancestral locus Anc_5.111), with the translated sequence MDAILDFSKELDINALDQVVDTFYKGSGVQQKQAQEVLTKFQEHPDAWQRADQILQFSNNPQAKFIGLSILNKLISTKWKLLPAEQRIGIRNFVVGMIITMCQDDMVFQTQKNLISKSDLTLVQILKQEWPQNWPEFIPELISSSTSSLNVCQNNMVILKLLSEEVFDFSAEQMTQAKALHLKTSMAKEFEQIFKLCFQVLEQGSAPSLVVAALESLLRYLHWIPNRYIFETNLLELLSTKFLGSSDIRAITLKCLTEVSSLRIPPNAPAMKTQTVLYFQNTLQQIALHVIPVSTDLKSTYATANGTDQSFLQDFAMFLTTYLTHHRDLLESDESLRELLLSAHQYLIELSKIDERELFKMTLDYWNNLVSDLFYEVQKLPLNELNPLMQLSVGTQTISTGAGAMNPDFLKRFPLKKHIYENICSQLRWVIIENMVRPEEVLVVENDEGEIVREFVKESDTIQLYKSEREVLVYLTHLNVEDTEQIMVNKLARQIDGSEWSWHNINTLSWAIGSISGTMNEETEKRFVVTVIKDLLALTEKKRGKDNKAVVASDIMYVVGQYPRFLKAHWNFLKTVVLKLFEFMHETHEGVQDMACDTFIKIVQKCKYHFVVQQPRETEPFIQTIIRDIQSTTSDLQPQQVHTFYKACGIIISEERNIAEKNRLLSDLMALPNMAWDAIVQQSTANPALLLDSETVKIIANIIKTNVAVCSSMGADFYSQLGHIYFNMLQLYRAVSSMISEQVALDGLIATKTPKVRGLRTIKKEILKLIETYISQAKNLEEVVKDLVDPLLNAVLEDYLNNVPDARDAEVLNCMTTVVSKVGHMIPQGVILILQSVFECTLNMINKDFTEYPEHRVEFYELLRVINEKSFGAFLELPPTAFKLFIDAICWAFKHNNRDVEVNGLQIALDLVKNVERMGNTPFANSFYKNFYFTFVSETFYVLTDSDHKSGFSKQCLLLMKLISLVYENKIQVPIYDESSAPQGTSNQVYLNQYLANMLGNAFPNLTGEQITNFLGALTKQYGDLSKFNGILRDFLVQIKEIGGDPTDYLFAEEKENALQEQNRIQREKAAMVGGLLKPSELGD